The genomic segment CTGTGGGAGTGGATTGGAACATTGAGTACCTTCAGCACATTTGTGACATTCCTCTAAGGGGGACTCAGACTCAgccgctctacacacacatacacatctcaCCTCTGGGCAGAGGTGGTGGTAAACAGAATAGTGAGGTAGGGGTTCAGGGAAGCTAATGTCAAACAGAACACGTGCCAATGAATATACATCAAAGAACAGAAAACATGATCAAATGTATGAACCTTTCTCTTCCCTTTCCCCCTCCtatctgctgttctctcctctgtctctctctttctcacagcagtgtgtgtgtgtggggagcagTGAGGATGACGGAGTACaagttggtggtggtgggggctggAGGTGTGGGGAAGAGTGCACTCACCATCCAGCTCATCCAGAACCACTTTGTGGATGAATACGACCCCACCATAGAGGTATGTACTgtgattttaatttttaatttttaaatttaactaggcaagtcagttgagaacaatgatagcctaccctggccaaacccggacgacgctgggccaattttgtgccgccctatgggacccaATCTCGGCATGTTGTGATAcaccctggaatcgaaccagggtctgtagtaggGATGCACCGACATTACATTTTTGCCCGAtacgatatccaatattttccttgccaaaaaacccgATACCAGTAACCGATATTTCAAAGTTTTGTGGCTTTTTAAGCATTATAGTACAGTTAAAttgttgaaacacacacacacacacacacacacacacacacacacacacagaccaaaaaattattttgttggcatttacatatgtccccattaccagtaaaacatcatcaaaacctatttctttcacttactgtgctgtttcgttgttcatttgttcagtcgtttcattctcaaccaggagttcatcatacatgtcaagcagtgaagttgtctgtctgtggcctctcttcctcggtgcacactgtcactgtgtccatttccatcttgtccaactgtgtctgtaacatttcacgtaaaccccgtttcttgtctgcatcgaagtagcggtccttgtacccaccgactcgcttgttcacagcctcaaGTAGAGTACTTTTGCAAGTTTTAACTGCCGACACAGACTGTGGGGTTTTGTTGAGCAgacgtttcaatgccatgacagagggtatcacgtctgcggCAGACGCAGTTGATTAGCTTTTTTCTTGAGTCAGTTGTTCAAATGGCGCTAGGAGTGTGTCCACGACAGAGaacagttgattgtcaagggcaatgaattccattttcttggtgttaatggatttcgcctttgagttgtctctgaaatgttcttactctttcaaatgactgctcgacttgaacttgtttagttgttgggAGTGTGCGCTTAGttttttttctgcttttgttctaaGTAGTCGCTGAATGTCTGGGGGTGATGCACTTTTAAATGAGTAATTAGGTTTGTGGTATTGAAAGATTTCACGTTTTCCCCTCAGGTAATAATAGCAGCACTAACGTTGCATATGGCCTTTTTTGTTATCTTCCTTTGAAACTTCAAAatagatccacacagcagacatgggctaggttaggaatgctgtgttgcacgtgtaccTCTGTATTTGTCGTGCCATcattacgttatataggtatgcacatcagctttgacatcggttttgcacatcggcattaacctgttgaggacagacgttcgcttagcggaaccccgttccgcctgtggaacccctagccaacagccaatggcatcgcacggcgcgaaatacaaaaccaactaaaataccacaattcaattttttcaaacaatcaactattttacaccattttaaagataagactaatggttaatctaaccacattgtccgattttcaaaaaggctttacagcgaaagcaaaacattagattgttaggagagtacatagacacaaataatcacacagccattttccaagcaagcatatgtcacataaacccaaaccacagctaaatgcagcactaacctttgacgatcttcatcagatgacactcctaggacattgttatacaatacatgcatgttttgttcaatcaagttcatatttatataaaaaaacagctttttacattagcatgtgatgttcagaactagcatacccaccaaaaacatccggtgaattgactaaattactcatgataaacgttcacaaaatacatcattattttaagaattatagatacagaactcctttatgcaatcgctatgtccgattttaaaatagcttttcggctaaagcacattttgcaatattctgggtacatagctcggccatcacaggctagctaatttgacacccaccaagtttggggctcactaaactcagaattactattagaaaaatgggattacctttgctgttctgtCAGAATgccctcccaggacttctacttcaacaacaaatgttgtctttgttccaaataatccatagttatatccaaataccgccgttttgttcgtgcgttcagctcactatccgaagggtgacgcgcgagcgcatttcgtgatgacaaatttcaaaatattccattaccgtacttagaagcatgtcaaacgctgtttaaaatcaatttttatgctatttttcttgtaaaatagcaataatattccaaccgtgcaacgttgtattcattcaaaggctgaaagaaaaaaatggagaagtctcgtgaatgtgCATCtctagtctcactgtccccaggctgaccactcacaaacagagctgctgtactttgcccagagacagcagacaccccattccactttctggcggctttagagagccaatggaagccttagaaagtgtcacgttacagcacagatgctgtaatgtcgatagagatgcaacagaaagacaacaaattgtcagacagggcacttcctgtatggaatcttctcaggttttggcctgccatatgagttctgttatactcacagacaccattcaacagttttagaaactttagtgttttctatccaaatctactaattatatgcatattctagtttctgggcaggagtagtaaccagatttaaatcgggtacgttttttatccggctgtgaaaatactgccccctatcccgaagAAGTTAAACTAGAAATCGggcgatgttggcatttttagttaATATTGTCCGATTCCGATATACTTACCGATTTATAGCGTGCATACCTAGTCTGTAGTGAGGctactagcactgagatgcagtgccttagaccactgcgcctctCGGGAGCCCAAATGTGTGCGCGTTTCCAGAGCTTCTGTCCACAGCTGTAGCTGATCACTGTGGTTAATGTCATGCGGATATGGCCCCTCCCCTGGTCTGTAGTGAACGGAGTAGAGTAGGTTAGTGTGACTACTGGCTCACTGGAGAGACCACTTAACTACCAGATTTCATTACTAAACAGGCTACTCATTATCAATTAAATTCTccaaatggcagattttttaaaaattttattattttttaaacatttttactaCACCGCTACTCCTAATTTAGTTCCTCTCAGTTCACTATGAGATTTTTAGAGACTGAGAGGGAACAAGAGGGAGTCtgctttctcttctctccctctctctttgtcaccACGCCTGCCTCTGGCCAGACAATGTCCTTTTTGTGTGTGCATTCCTGGCCCCTATGCACTAGCACACAAAGACCCTGcaccctgtgtctgtgtgttgggacGCTAAACCTTGGCCCTGCAACTCTGCCCCTTTTGATACCACTACCTCTTCTCTGTCCAGTCACACAGCATGGCCAGTCACACAGCATGGCCAGTCACACAGcacatgtgtgcctgtgtgtgagaGACTATCAATCAGGTCCCAGATCCAGACTCATGCTTTAAGCCTAGTCAAGAGACTTGTAAAATGGTTAGTTAGTATATTGAACACGCATCAATGGATTTCAGCTTATACTTCATTAGCGCATTCATTACAGATTGTAGGGTGTTCACCCATAAAAGGATTAATTCattcaaggtttatacaaatgtgTCCATTCCATAGAGAATTCAGAAACTAAATAATCCAAAACCCATGTCTACCATATATGGTTTCAAACGTTACAGAAGATTTACTCTGAGAATTGAGCATGTTTAGAGTGAATTTAATGTCATCACTGGAAGGATCATGAAGTGCTGACTGCTCAATAGCactctaacatgctgaccagaccgcacaCGCGcaagttgattttgtccccccacaccagacataGTCAGGACACAGGTTGAAATATcgaaacgaactctgaaccaattaaattaacttggggacaggtcgaaaagcattaaacatgtatggcaatttagctagctagcttgctgttgctagctagcgtGCTGTCTAAattggatataaacattgggttgttattttacttgaaatgcacaaggtcttcaactctgacaattaatctacaGATTAAAGGGTAAACCAACTGTTTCTAgtgatctctcctccttcaggctgcttcttctttggactttatatggtgcattaccaccaccaactagaCTGTGGACATCAGTTAATCTTTcattcacccacgtgggtatatgctccaaaAAAATCAATGAGgtgatggcacgtgggtatatgccaatgaggagatgggagaggcatgACTTGTTGTGCATCACAAATAGAAGCAAGTTCTATTTTAGATCCTGGCTACGcagtgcaatgattgaataacgtgtAAAAAAACGAATAATAACCTACGCTGGCGCATGCGACCCGAGCGGTGTGGCCAGCATGTAACTTCAACTGACAAGCTAACTAGTGGCTGCAGGTTCGCGCGTGAAAACATGGGCTTTTTCTAAATGAAATCCGCTGAATAAAAAACTAAATGAGGActacatatatatttatttttcaataCTAAGAGGCTGAATTTCAGTATCCACCCTCCGCGAAGACAATCGTTTCCTGTTTTTGTCTCTCCCTTTAAATTGCCATTGAAACAACCCCTCTCAACGTAGTATATAGGCAATGAAAGCCAAGAATCTGGAGGTGAAAATGACAAGGATATCAAGTTGATTTTGATTGGTCCAACCAGTGGCAACACCTCCAAATGGTACCACCTCACAATGCCAAATATGGAAGAGATACAACCAAGAGCGGCACAGTCTAAACTAGCAACGGTCACAACAAATTAACGTTCTTATTTCATCAACACGGTCAAGTACAAGTATATTAGGTTTATAATATTGTAGAGAACAGTCTAATGATTTAGTTCTGTGTAATTTAAAATGACATTGGGCAAAGTAAAATGTGTTTTGACATTCATTTCAAAGCATCCTCTTGAATTGCCCCGTTTTTCTCTACATTGTACAGCAGTGAGTGAATGCCCTACAGATGATTTGTATGTTAATTTAGTACACCAGGGGTTGAGTTTGTTAAATTGGTCCACAGCCACAGTTCCCTTTAACTTACACACATCCTTACACACCAAACCTATTTTTGTAAATCCTTAAGCaggagtgaacaagtgcacacttgggTAGAGAATCAGTCGGCAGTCTGTCTGTAGCAGTGTAACTGGAGgatgtcccccccccccttcaggACTCATACAGGAAGCAGGTGGTGATTGACGGGGAGACATGTCTGCTGGACATCCTGGACACTGCAGGTCAGGAGGAGTACAGCGCCATGAGGGACCAGTACATGAGGACAGGGGAGGGCTTCCTCTGTGTCTTCGCCATCAACAACACCAAGTCCTTCGAGGACATCCAccagtacaggtgtgtgtgtgtgtgtctgaccggcCAGGGGGTTGTATGTGACGGTGGGGGGGTCATGGCTGTCTTGTGTGAAAGCTCTCTGCAGCAGCTAGCTGGGTGACGTCATGCCTTAGCATTTAACACAGCTATAGAAAGCTTATTAGCCTTCCGCCTTGGAGTGATTACAGCACGCTGCCAATGAAATCGATTCTGACTCAATTAGACCAGAGGCGAGTGGAGCAGAGGAGGCACACTCCCAATgacatggagggaggagagtagagcagAGGAGAAACACTCCCAATgacatggagggaggagagtagagtagagcagaggagAAACACTCCCAATgacatggagggaggagagtagagcagAGGAGAAACACTCCCAATGACATGGAGGGAGGAATTCCAGACGGAGATGATggtaatctattctctctccactccgtctctctccactccccgtctctcttcatctctccactAGGCTTGTATTGGGTATTACTGCTAGGTGGTGAAGGTGAATTGAGGGGTT from the Salmo salar chromosome ssa17, Ssal_v3.1, whole genome shotgun sequence genome contains:
- the LOC123728116 gene encoding GTPase HRas isoform X2 translates to MTEYKLVVVGAGGVGKSALTIQLIQNHFVDEYDPTIEDSYRKQVVIDGETCLLDILDTAGQEEYSAMRDQYMRTGEGFLCVFAINNTKSFEDIHQYREQIKRVKDSDDVPMVLVGNKCDLPSRTVDTRQAQELARSYGIPYIETSAKTRQGVEDAFYTLVREIRQHKLRKLNPPDESGQDCMSCRCVVS
- the LOC123728116 gene encoding GTPase HRas isoform X1 gives rise to the protein MVCILLSSNCPESSSVCVWGAVRMTEYKLVVVGAGGVGKSALTIQLIQNHFVDEYDPTIEDSYRKQVVIDGETCLLDILDTAGQEEYSAMRDQYMRTGEGFLCVFAINNTKSFEDIHQYREQIKRVKDSDDVPMVLVGNKCDLPSRTVDTRQAQELARSYGIPYIETSAKTRQGVEDAFYTLVREIRQHKLRKLNPPDESGQDCMSCRCVVS